Part of the Anaeromyxobacter diazotrophicus genome, AGAGGGTGAAGTTCGTCCGCGCCGGCGCGGTGCTGACGGTCATCGGCATCGTCCTCAACCGGCTGAACGTCTCGGTCATCGCCTACAACTGGGACAAGCCCACGCACTACGTCCCGAGCTGGATGGAGGTCTCCGTCTCCATCGGCCTCGTCACCCTGGGTGTGGTCGCCTTCCGCTGGATCGCGAACCGGATGCCCATCATGTCGGAAGACCCGAACTTCGCCGGCAGCGAGTTCTAGGAGGAAAGCCATGGAGAACGAGTTCCTGAGCCTCTACGGAGCGAAGCTGGTCGAGTACGGCCTGGCCGTCGTCTACATGGTCATCTTCGTCAGCTACTGGCGCTGGGTGCAGGGCGAGCCCGCGCCGGGCAAGAACCCCGACCCGAAGCACGCTGGGAGGACGGCATGATCCGGCACGCGAGCGGAGCGGTGAGAGCGGCGCTGGCGGTCGGGGTGCTCCTCGCGGCGGGCCCCGCGCTCGCCGGCAGCAAGCTGCAGAAGCTGCCCACCGACTACGTCTTCCCGCGCGGCGACGGCAGCCCGGGCCCGGTGATGTTCAGCCACGAGAGCCACGTCGACGCGGCGAAGCCCAGCTGCACGACCTGCCACCCGCGGGAGTTCCGGGTGCTGGAGGCGGGGCGGACCGCCAGCCGCGAGCCGATCCGGCACGACCGGATGCAGGCGGGGGCGGCCTGCGGCGCGTGCCACGGCAAGACCGCCTTCGGGTTCGACTCCTGCGACATGTGTCACAAGTAGCCGGCCGCGGAGGCGCGTCATGAGCGCGACGTTCGTCGGCGTCCTGCAGGCGGCCGGGGCCTTCCTGGGCGGACTCCTGGTGAGGCTCGGCGTGGTGCTCCTGGTCGTGCTGGCCTTCCTCGTGCCGGTCGCGCTCGTGCTCGGCGCCGTCCGCCTGTGGCGGGGCCTCGCCCCCGCCGCCCGCGGGCTGCGCCGGGCCGGGCACGTCCTCTACCGCCCGGGCGTGCGCTACGCCGCCGGCCACACCTGGATCGAGCGGGAGCCGGGCCGGGTGAAGGTGGGGATCGACGGGGTGGTGCAGGAGATCCTGCCCTGGGCGCTCTCGGTCGAGCTGCCGAGGCCCGGCCAGCGGCTCTTCGAGGGCGAGGTGGCGGCCACCATCTCCTGCGGCCACGAGGAGGCGCGCATCGCGGCGCCGGTGGCGGGCCGGGTGGTGGCCGTGAACGCCGAGGTCGAGCGCGATCCCTCGCTGGTGAAGGAGGACGGCTACGGGCGCGGCTGGCTCTTCGCGATGGAGCCGCTCGACACGCGCTGGTCGACGTTGCCCGCCGGCGACGTGGCGCGCGACTGGATGCGGCAGGAGTCGGAGCGGCTGGACGACTTCCTGGAGTCGCGGCTGGGCTTCGCCGGCATGGCCGCTCGCGCGGGCCCCGCGCCGCCGCTCCTGTCGCCGGGAGCGTGGCGCGAGCTCACGCGCTCGTTCCTTCACGCCTGATGCGGGGGAGGGCGCGCTCCGGCGCGCCCTTTTTCTTCGTCCTGCCGGCGCCGCACGGGTGCTGCTCCACTCGTGCGGTATTTTGTCATGCCCTGGACGGACGCCACCCCTCGAATCTCCCCGGCGCAGTCCGTGCGGCGGCAGGTTTTGCGCGACACAAGGCGGGGGAGGTGGCCGGTGCGGGGCCTTTCGCCCATGTGCGGCGTCTTGACGCGGAGTATGTGGACGCTGCCAATCCACGATTGATTTTCCTCAGGCAATACGAGCTTGGATTGCCTCAGACCTGGTTGGACAACCCTTCAAAGCAGGCGTAAGAAACTCCCCAGGAGCGTCCGCGGCTCCGTCTGCAAAGGGCGCGAAAGGGCCAGCTCGCGATGAGACGAACGCTACTTTGGGTGATGATGTGGGTGGGTGCCGGCCCAGCCTGGGCGGGGATCCCAGCCGAGCAGGACGATTGCCTCGGCTGTCACGGGGGCGACGCCACCATGTCGATGGACCTGCCCAGCGGTGAGAAGCTGGGCGTGTACGTCGACGCGGCGGTCTTCGGCAAGTCGGTGCACGGCGAGATCCTGCGCTGCACCGACTGCCACACCGAGAAGACCGGGTATCCGCACGAGTCGAAGCCGTTCGCCTCGAAGCGCGACGTGCAGGTCGCCTATTACGAGCAGTGCAAGAGCTGCCACTTCGCGAACTACACGAAGACGCTCGACGGCGTGCACTACGCGGTGATGGCGAAGGGCAACCGCAAGGCGGCGCTCTGCGTCGACTGCCACGGCTCGCACGACATCCAGCGCGCGAGCGAGCCGCGCACT contains:
- a CDS encoding c(7)-type cytochrome triheme domain-containing protein, whose product is MIRHASGAVRAALAVGVLLAAGPALAGSKLQKLPTDYVFPRGDGSPGPVMFSHESHVDAAKPSCTTCHPREFRVLEAGRTASREPIRHDRMQAGAACGACHGKTAFGFDSCDMCHK
- a CDS encoding glycine cleavage system protein H, translated to MSATFVGVLQAAGAFLGGLLVRLGVVLLVVLAFLVPVALVLGAVRLWRGLAPAARGLRRAGHVLYRPGVRYAAGHTWIEREPGRVKVGIDGVVQEILPWALSVELPRPGQRLFEGEVAATISCGHEEARIAAPVAGRVVAVNAEVERDPSLVKEDGYGRGWLFAMEPLDTRWSTLPAGDVARDWMRQESERLDDFLESRLGFAGMAARAGPAPPLLSPGAWRELTRSFLHA